The proteins below are encoded in one region of Desulfohalovibrio reitneri:
- a CDS encoding IS5 family transposase, which yields MKAKPAKSDQGNFLYEDLIDQLNPKDPLLKLAANIPWERFEQEFSSLYSEYGRPAKPIRLMVGLMILKQLENLSDERVIEAWVRNPYYQAFCGETHFRWRLPCDPTDLVYFRKRIGEGGARLIFEVSVGLHGDDAMEREIAVDTTVQEKNITFPTDVKLLTKVIKRCRAIAEFEGISLRRSFRRELPGLLRQRFKSRKIIKRIRTMAGVLIRELERKLPRDSLARHREAMQLFRRVHDQKRTDKNKIYSLHEPDVLCIGKGKEHKKYEFGRKASIAWTKTTGVIVGAMSFKENVFDGHTLPDVLEQVSQITESCPEAAICDRGYRGRKKVGDTSILIPGRPKKSDTPYQRRKARQRFRRRAGIEPVIGHLKHDFRMAKNFLKGALGDAINLLMAAAAFNFKKWMRGLKHFLSLFAPWLCFGTWSRGRLKYA from the coding sequence ATGAAGGCCAAGCCAGCCAAAAGCGATCAGGGCAATTTCCTCTACGAGGACCTCATCGATCAGCTCAATCCCAAGGACCCGCTGCTCAAGCTTGCAGCGAACATCCCCTGGGAAAGGTTCGAGCAGGAGTTTTCTAGCCTCTATAGTGAGTATGGTCGTCCAGCAAAGCCCATCAGACTCATGGTCGGGCTCATGATCCTCAAGCAGCTTGAAAATCTGAGCGACGAGCGTGTCATTGAGGCTTGGGTCCGGAACCCCTACTATCAGGCCTTCTGCGGTGAGACGCATTTCCGGTGGAGGCTTCCTTGTGACCCCACGGACTTGGTTTATTTCCGCAAACGCATCGGCGAGGGTGGGGCGCGTTTGATCTTCGAGGTCTCGGTGGGTCTGCACGGCGACGACGCCATGGAGCGGGAGATCGCCGTGGACACCACGGTCCAGGAGAAGAACATCACCTTCCCCACTGACGTGAAGCTTCTGACCAAGGTCATCAAGCGATGCAGGGCCATCGCCGAGTTCGAAGGAATCAGCTTGCGCCGCAGTTTCCGCCGTGAATTGCCAGGCCTCCTGCGCCAGCGATTCAAGAGTCGCAAGATCATCAAACGCATTCGGACCATGGCTGGCGTCCTGATCCGCGAACTTGAGCGCAAACTGCCCAGGGATTCGTTGGCCAGGCACAGGGAAGCTATGCAGCTCTTCCGCCGGGTCCATGACCAGAAACGTACCGACAAGAACAAGATCTACAGCCTGCACGAACCGGACGTGCTTTGCATCGGCAAGGGCAAAGAGCACAAAAAGTACGAGTTCGGACGCAAGGCCTCCATCGCCTGGACCAAGACCACCGGTGTGATCGTAGGAGCCATGTCCTTCAAGGAGAACGTTTTCGACGGTCACACCCTGCCGGATGTTCTGGAGCAAGTTTCGCAAATCACGGAATCCTGCCCCGAGGCGGCCATCTGTGACCGGGGTTACAGGGGGCGCAAAAAAGTCGGTGACACGAGCATTCTGATTCCGGGCCGGCCGAAGAAAAGCGACACGCCCTACCAGAGACGAAAGGCCAGGCAACGTTTTCGCAGACGCGCTGGCATCGAGCCGGTGATCGGACATCTCAAACACGACTTCCGCATGGCCAAAAACTTCCTGAAAGGGGCCCTCGGTGATGCGATCAACCTGCTGATGGCCGCAGCCGCGTTCAACTTCAAGAAGTGGATGCGGGGACTGAAGCACTTTTTGTCTCTTTTCGCCCCTTGGCTCTGCTTCGGAACCTGGAGTCGGGGCAGACTAAAGTACGCCTGA